The following are from one region of the Paenibacillus sp. JZ16 genome:
- a CDS encoding phage tail tape measure protein: MDNIMRFIEAARRRLQRFRVITYVLYGLMAGFAALLLLLVLGRFVPIAWLPVASVAIPVGAGFVGLLWGWLHRVPIEEAASAMDHVPDEAERSDMMVTALSFKEEESQAAKWQREQAERYGARFAEQLPKRLPYPNRKRHLLICGASLAAVLILVFVPNPMDKKVEAAKEAQSWMKEQAAKTEKLAEELQKETIDLADRKKLQEKLDALKKALEREKHPEQALEKLEEAMKELEKMAKQQEEKAKALSELAQKMQQEKALSQVGKKLAEGMADELKQEMKKLTEQVKKMSQEEKNELADALKKLAEEAAKQLEDGKLEQELKKAADSLKEGKLPKELEEALQQLAEELAKAAQAKAASDSQSQSAASLASSLASQGLSLADQMTAAGMSVSDAWSNGGSAEALAQAGSGEGSGEEGEGSEGSSGEGGSGAGQGQGQGQGQGQGAGSGSGSGSGSGSGAGSGSGGSGGSGSGTGSGAGFGSGGRELVTIPRDFKGSGNVQNDSGEIKGSGGDIQKGGVSPTVPGMSRPYEEVYRVYETEARKTLDRNPLPDQMQGLVEEYFIQINPNP; this comes from the coding sequence ATGGACAACATCATGCGTTTTATCGAAGCCGCGAGACGGCGGCTGCAGCGATTCCGCGTCATAACGTATGTTTTATACGGACTGATGGCAGGGTTTGCCGCACTGCTGCTGCTTCTGGTGCTGGGGAGATTCGTGCCCATAGCCTGGCTTCCCGTTGCATCCGTCGCCATTCCTGTCGGGGCAGGCTTCGTAGGTTTGTTATGGGGATGGCTGCACCGGGTTCCGATCGAAGAGGCTGCTTCTGCGATGGATCATGTTCCTGACGAAGCGGAGCGAAGTGACATGATGGTAACGGCACTATCGTTCAAAGAAGAGGAATCGCAGGCTGCAAAATGGCAGCGCGAGCAGGCGGAGCGCTATGGCGCACGTTTTGCAGAGCAATTGCCGAAGCGTCTTCCTTACCCTAACCGTAAAAGACATCTCTTGATCTGTGGCGCTTCGCTGGCTGCCGTGCTCATCCTTGTTTTTGTTCCGAATCCGATGGATAAGAAGGTGGAAGCGGCAAAAGAGGCGCAGAGCTGGATGAAGGAGCAGGCAGCCAAAACTGAAAAGCTGGCGGAAGAACTCCAGAAAGAAACGATCGATCTTGCTGACAGGAAGAAGCTGCAGGAGAAGCTGGATGCCTTGAAAAAAGCGCTGGAGCGTGAGAAGCATCCCGAGCAAGCGCTGGAGAAGCTGGAAGAAGCGATGAAAGAGCTGGAGAAAATGGCGAAACAGCAGGAGGAAAAAGCGAAGGCTTTGTCGGAGCTGGCCCAAAAAATGCAGCAGGAGAAGGCGTTGTCCCAGGTGGGGAAAAAGCTTGCCGAAGGCATGGCCGATGAGCTCAAGCAGGAAATGAAGAAACTCACCGAGCAGGTGAAAAAGATGTCCCAGGAAGAGAAGAACGAGCTGGCCGATGCCTTGAAAAAATTGGCAGAGGAAGCAGCCAAGCAGCTGGAGGACGGGAAGCTGGAGCAAGAGCTCAAGAAAGCGGCAGACTCGCTGAAGGAAGGCAAGCTGCCGAAAGAGCTGGAAGAAGCGCTCCAGCAGCTGGCCGAGGAGCTGGCTAAAGCGGCTCAAGCTAAAGCCGCATCCGACAGTCAATCGCAATCCGCCGCTTCGCTGGCGTCCTCCCTTGCTTCGCAAGGACTGAGCTTGGCCGATCAGATGACGGCTGCCGGGATGTCGGTATCGGATGCCTGGAGTAACGGCGGCAGTGCGGAGGCGTTGGCGCAGGCGGGATCCGGGGAAGGCTCGGGAGAAGAAGGCGAAGGCTCGGAGGGAAGCTCCGGAGAAGGTGGCTCCGGGGCCGGTCAAGGTCAAGGTCAAGGTCAAGGTCAAGGTCAAGGCGCCGGCAGTGGTTCCGGTTCGGGGAGCGGCTCTGGATCAGGAGCAGGCTCCGGCTCAGGCGGCAGCGGAGGATCGGGAAGCGGAACCGGAAGCGGAGCCGGCTTTGGCTCAGGCGGTCGCGAGCTTGTGACGATCCCTAGAGATTTCAAGGGCAGCGGCAATGTGCAGAACGATTCCGGCGAGATCAAGGGCAGCGGCGGAGATATTCAGAAGGGCGGCGTTT
- a CDS encoding ABC transporter permease codes for MNWSRKLINPVIDKEFRLRMRSTRSMLSVLFYVLALGAVAMGFIYLFLYLGQRGPQRFDPQMSQMMFYVLSFAQLVLIAFMAPALTAGVISSEREKQTLSMLLTTQQSSATIVLSKLVSALSFMTLIVLATLPVYSIVFLYGGISPKQLISVFIFYLFVMLLLGSLGVMFSTLFKRTIVAIIVTYGAGLIIFLITGLLYLFFMGIEQQNMYQSGQAPTPGSYSWVGYLLGLNPAGAMMSLFNPSFSKDVFLLYGGSLNSKAPIELWLEFFIVYSVVIVLALWVAVRNIRPVARRKRKDKNEEQLPQVSEMKRDEA; via the coding sequence ATGAATTGGAGCAGAAAGCTAATTAATCCGGTCATTGACAAGGAATTTCGGCTGCGGATGCGTTCTACGCGTTCCATGCTGTCGGTGTTATTTTATGTATTGGCGCTCGGAGCCGTTGCGATGGGTTTCATTTATCTCTTCTTATATTTGGGACAGCGGGGACCTCAGCGATTCGATCCGCAGATGAGCCAAATGATGTTCTATGTGCTGAGTTTTGCCCAACTTGTTCTCATCGCATTCATGGCGCCCGCTCTTACCGCCGGTGTCATCAGCAGCGAGCGGGAGAAGCAAACGCTGAGCATGCTGCTGACAACGCAGCAGAGCTCGGCCACGATTGTGCTGAGCAAGCTGGTGTCGGCGCTCAGCTTCATGACACTGATCGTGCTGGCCACCCTGCCGGTATACAGCATTGTTTTCCTGTATGGGGGGATTTCGCCGAAACAGCTCATATCCGTCTTTATTTTTTATTTATTCGTGATGCTGCTGCTCGGTTCGCTTGGGGTGATGTTCTCGACTTTATTCAAAAGAACCATCGTCGCGATTATTGTCACCTACGGTGCGGGACTGATTATCTTCCTTATAACAGGACTACTGTATTTGTTCTTCATGGGAATTGAACAGCAGAATATGTATCAAAGCGGCCAGGCGCCAACACCAGGCAGCTATTCCTGGGTCGGATATTTGCTGGGCTTGAATCCGGCTGGGGCGATGATGAGTTTGTTTAACCCGTCCTTCTCAAAAGACGTGTTCCTGCTGTACGGCGGAAGCTTGAACAGCAAGGCTCCCATTGAATTGTGGCTGGAATTTTTCATCGTCTATTCGGTTGTGATCGTTCTCGCCCTGTGGGTTGCCGTACGGAATATCCGTCCTGTCGCCAGGCGGAAACGTAAGGATAAGAACGAAGAACAGCTCCCGCAAGTATCGGAAATGAAGCGGGACGAAGCGTAA
- a CDS encoding ABC transporter ATP-binding protein produces the protein MIEIRNLSKKYGTFHALKDISLHIEKGTVFGFVGPNGAGKSTTMSILATLMLPTSGVAKVGGFDVTQHPKEVRKRIGYMPDFFGVYDQLKSTEYLHFYGASYGIPRAEREQLIPQLLELVNLSDKADTYVDSLSRGMKQRLCLARCLVHDPDVLILDEPASGLDPRARIEMREILKELKLMGKTIIISSHILPELAEMVDEIGVIEHGEMVAQGKVADIQSRLRVKKVIHIRTLEREEELAEKLRDEPFVTSVLTDNTGVHVHYGGDDTQQSALLRQVVSWEIPIVSFQEAQSNLEDVFLEITKGGPRE, from the coding sequence ATGATCGAGATTAGAAACCTGAGTAAAAAATACGGAACGTTCCATGCGCTGAAGGACATCAGTCTTCATATTGAAAAAGGGACGGTATTTGGATTTGTCGGTCCGAACGGAGCCGGCAAATCCACAACGATGTCCATATTGGCCACCCTGATGCTGCCAACCTCGGGTGTTGCCAAGGTCGGCGGCTTCGACGTGACCCAGCATCCCAAGGAGGTCCGCAAGCGGATCGGCTACATGCCCGATTTCTTTGGCGTGTATGACCAACTGAAGTCTACCGAATATTTGCATTTTTACGGGGCAAGTTACGGCATTCCGCGCGCCGAGCGGGAACAGCTCATTCCGCAGCTCCTGGAGCTGGTCAACCTGAGCGACAAAGCGGATACCTACGTCGACAGTCTCTCGCGGGGCATGAAGCAGCGTTTATGCCTTGCCCGGTGCCTGGTGCATGATCCGGACGTCTTGATTCTGGATGAGCCGGCTTCGGGGCTGGATCCGCGGGCGCGGATCGAGATGCGTGAAATATTGAAGGAATTGAAGCTGATGGGCAAGACGATCATCATTTCGTCGCATATTTTGCCTGAGCTGGCGGAGATGGTGGATGAAATCGGCGTGATCGAGCACGGCGAGATGGTTGCCCAAGGCAAGGTGGCCGATATTCAGAGCCGTCTCCGCGTAAAAAAAGTCATCCACATCCGCACGCTCGAGCGTGAAGAGGAACTGGCCGAGAAGCTGCGGGACGAACCGTTTGTCACGTCGGTATTGACGGATAACACCGGCGTCCATGTTCACTACGGCGGGGATGACACGCAGCAGAGCGCTCTGCTGCGGCAGGTGGTCTCCTGGGAAATTCCGATTGTCTCGTTTCAGGAAGCGCAGAGCAATCTGGAGGATGTATTCCTCGAAATTACCAAAGGAGGGCCACGCGAATGA
- a CDS encoding DUF7408 domain-containing protein, whose translation MRKQFICGEGNHQLSFYTKKTWMLLPMVALLIVASLSFSFPAGNVYADGAKIGIQSEMGYQGKIKHDKWNPLKLTLTSDRDISGDVVVQIQNYNGFGYQTSYVQQVDLPKDTPKEVVIGIPGAVLNKDNNQILFYEGSYTKGKQIPFASGKNYVQASPYQGALIAVLSDDPDTMNFMNVLNGKGNSVNVFPLKNASVPSDGMLLNGLDVIVINNFASDTLSEPQRKAITDWVNGGGTLILAGGAGYAKTAAPFADITPVAADGTTTVHSLAELEKLGGKPLKLDGAFTISTAKAVEGAQIGIEADGQPLFASKAYGQGSVQYAAYDLAMEPVSSWAGHPDAWASILRNNLPMVGAQNGMYYNSLMDSLNYVLEYFPSLKMPSFTLLLWMLIIYAVVVAPLLYYILKKADKREWAWFLIPIIAVIASGSVYVVGSSDKTRELAHTINLIELNGQGDAVKSTASAFFTPRSGNYALEFPENTYLKTGQSQTRFGGMGENKSFVRVEQASTTLELRDMSQWSLAKVWVDRQGTEEMGRLGMDLKLDAKGELNGKVTNDTINDLTEVVLVVGGKAYKLGDIKKGDAASVPQDPKQIIKFTGGDLSGMLYPYSQNDPKQRERDILSQYGYSNRMVNRDAYILGWSKDHLTNYTLKGAEVDSDQLNFWIQPVEMDWGLNGEINIPYGFLSPEISQVNAPMFGVYPHGVEMGQGSLIAEFPLISEGNVKYSELSVKGTKFNNNVTMEIWNSKKSAWEPVTDANNVFTITKNPEQYIVGNRIRFMITAKDQTNFMMPELSVKGEATQ comes from the coding sequence ATGAGAAAGCAATTTATATGTGGAGAGGGGAATCATCAGTTGTCGTTTTATACAAAAAAAACGTGGATGTTGCTGCCGATGGTGGCGCTGCTGATTGTTGCATCGTTATCCTTCTCGTTCCCGGCCGGAAACGTCTACGCCGACGGAGCGAAGATTGGCATTCAATCCGAAATGGGTTATCAAGGCAAGATTAAACATGATAAATGGAATCCGCTCAAACTGACCTTAACCAGTGACCGGGATATATCCGGTGACGTGGTCGTGCAGATTCAGAACTACAATGGCTTCGGATATCAAACCTCCTACGTCCAGCAGGTGGACCTGCCGAAGGATACGCCGAAGGAAGTCGTGATCGGCATTCCAGGGGCTGTGCTGAATAAAGATAATAACCAGATCCTGTTCTATGAAGGGTCTTATACCAAGGGGAAGCAGATTCCGTTTGCCTCAGGTAAAAATTACGTGCAGGCTTCTCCATATCAGGGCGCACTCATCGCCGTGTTATCCGATGATCCGGATACAATGAATTTCATGAATGTCCTTAACGGCAAGGGCAACAGCGTGAATGTGTTCCCGCTTAAGAACGCCAGCGTTCCATCGGATGGAATGCTGCTGAACGGACTGGACGTCATCGTGATCAACAATTTTGCTTCCGATACGCTGTCAGAGCCTCAACGCAAGGCGATTACAGATTGGGTGAATGGCGGCGGCACCCTGATTCTGGCCGGCGGCGCTGGATATGCCAAAACAGCGGCACCGTTTGCCGACATCACGCCGGTCGCTGCGGATGGGACCACCACCGTTCATTCGCTGGCTGAGCTGGAGAAGCTTGGCGGGAAACCGCTGAAACTGGATGGGGCATTTACCATTTCCACAGCGAAAGCGGTGGAAGGCGCCCAAATCGGAATTGAAGCGGACGGACAACCTTTGTTTGCCTCGAAAGCCTATGGCCAAGGAAGTGTTCAATATGCAGCCTATGATCTGGCTATGGAGCCGGTGAGCTCATGGGCAGGCCATCCGGATGCATGGGCATCGATATTGCGCAATAACCTTCCCATGGTGGGCGCGCAGAATGGCATGTACTACAATTCGCTGATGGACAGTTTGAATTACGTTCTGGAGTATTTTCCATCGCTGAAGATGCCTTCTTTCACGCTGCTGCTGTGGATGCTCATTATTTATGCGGTCGTCGTTGCGCCGCTGCTCTACTATATCTTGAAGAAGGCGGACAAGCGGGAATGGGCGTGGTTCTTGATCCCGATCATTGCCGTCATCGCGAGCGGTTCCGTTTACGTGGTCGGTTCATCGGACAAGACGCGGGAACTCGCGCACACCATCAACTTGATTGAACTAAACGGTCAGGGGGATGCGGTTAAATCGACGGCTTCCGCATTTTTCACGCCTCGAAGCGGGAACTATGCTTTGGAATTTCCGGAGAATACGTATTTGAAAACGGGGCAGTCCCAGACCAGGTTTGGAGGAATGGGCGAGAATAAGAGTTTTGTCCGAGTGGAGCAGGCGTCCACGACGCTGGAGCTTCGCGACATGTCCCAATGGTCATTAGCCAAGGTCTGGGTGGATCGTCAAGGAACCGAGGAGATGGGGCGTCTGGGCATGGATTTGAAGCTGGATGCCAAAGGAGAATTAAACGGTAAGGTCACCAATGACACGATTAACGATTTGACCGAGGTTGTGCTGGTTGTCGGGGGCAAAGCCTACAAGCTGGGAGATATCAAGAAGGGGGATGCTGCATCCGTTCCTCAGGATCCGAAACAAATCATCAAGTTTACGGGCGGTGACTTGTCCGGGATGCTGTACCCTTATTCGCAGAATGATCCGAAACAGCGTGAGCGCGATATTTTGTCCCAATACGGATATTCCAACAGAATGGTTAACAGGGATGCTTACATCTTGGGATGGAGCAAGGACCATTTGACGAATTATACGCTGAAAGGCGCTGAGGTGGACAGTGATCAGCTCAATTTCTGGATACAGCCCGTGGAGATGGATTGGGGATTGAACGGGGAGATTAACATTCCTTACGGCTTCCTCTCTCCCGAAATATCGCAGGTGAATGCGCCGATGTTCGGGGTTTACCCTCATGGGGTTGAAATGGGACAGGGCAGCTTGATTGCCGAATTCCCGTTAATTTCGGAAGGCAACGTGAAGTATTCGGAGTTGTCCGTGAAAGGCACCAAATTCAACAACAACGTTACGATGGAGATCTGGAACTCGAAGAAGAGCGCATGGGAGCCTGTTACAGACGCGAACAATGTGTTTACCATTACCAAGAATCCGGAGCAGTATATCGTGGGGAATCGGATCCGCTTCATGATCACCGCCAAGGATCAGACCAACTTTATGATGCCGGAGCTGTCTGTGAAGGGGGAGGCCACTCAATGA
- the purU gene encoding formyltetrahydrofolate deformylase: MEIHIKKDLPSAAGQYPNRARMLISCPDGPGIVAAVSQFLYQHGANIVQSDQYTMDPAGGMFFMRVEFDLEDLNTKLPQLEESFREVADQFRMEWNIYHAVRKKRLAIFVSKEDHCLVELLWQWQAGDLDADIALVVSNHLDMKEYVESFGIPYHHISVTADTKPQAEQRQLDVIGDDIDVIILARYMQIISPTFIEHYRNRIINIHHSFLPAFVGGKPYAQAYNRGVKIIGATAHYVTEELDGGPIIEQDVQRVSHRDDVNELKRIGRTIERVVLARAVKWHVEDRILVHNNKTVVFN, from the coding sequence ATGGAAATTCACATCAAGAAGGATCTGCCGTCTGCGGCAGGTCAGTACCCTAATCGTGCCCGCATGCTGATCTCCTGTCCGGATGGACCGGGAATTGTGGCGGCGGTCTCCCAGTTTCTGTACCAGCATGGTGCCAACATTGTCCAGTCTGATCAATATACAATGGATCCGGCCGGCGGCATGTTTTTTATGCGGGTTGAATTTGATCTGGAGGATTTGAACACGAAGCTTCCCCAGCTGGAGGAGTCCTTCCGGGAAGTTGCCGATCAATTCCGTATGGAATGGAATATCTACCATGCGGTCCGTAAGAAACGGCTGGCGATTTTTGTTTCAAAAGAAGATCACTGCCTTGTAGAGCTGTTGTGGCAATGGCAGGCCGGCGATCTGGACGCGGATATCGCACTGGTGGTAAGCAACCATCTGGATATGAAGGAATACGTGGAATCGTTCGGTATCCCGTATCACCACATTTCGGTTACGGCGGATACGAAGCCTCAAGCGGAGCAGCGTCAGCTGGACGTGATCGGCGATGATATCGACGTGATTATCCTTGCGCGTTACATGCAGATTATTTCGCCAACCTTTATCGAACATTACCGCAACCGGATTATCAACATTCACCATTCCTTCCTTCCGGCCTTTGTCGGCGGCAAGCCTTATGCGCAAGCCTATAACCGCGGGGTGAAAATTATCGGAGCAACCGCCCATTATGTAACCGAAGAGCTGGATGGCGGCCCGATTATTGAACAGGACGTGCAGCGCGTTAGCCACCGGGATGATGTCAACGAGTTGAAGCGTATTGGCCGTACCATCGAACGCGTGGTGCTTGCAAGAGCCGTCAAATGGCATGTTGAGGATCGGATTCTGGTGCATAACAATAAAACGGTTGTATTCAACTAA
- a CDS encoding deoxyribonuclease IV has product MLKIGSHVSFSDKGLLTATAEATSYGSSSFMIYTGAPQNTRRKPIDSMFIEEGKAAMQESGIEEIVVHAPYIINLGSYKPNTFELAVSFLQEEIRRTHAVGVKNIVLHPGAYTDKDAEYGIDRIAEGLNEVLGGTDETEVKIALETMAGKGTEMGRSFEEIASIIDKVKYNDRLAICLDTCHIHDAGYDIVNDLDGVLEQFDKLIGLDRLTVVHVNDSKNPRGAGKDRHTPIGTGWIGYEAIQRVVHHEKLQGRPFILETPWIGKDPKTQRPMYEIEIALLRGDVEGRFGPTFAQQVEELGAFFAKEGIESRSFVLDTWTLLKNDAKAKKADPREPMERLYDMVMAAGLLSDLSEEQINQRLIAWLSGVSLTS; this is encoded by the coding sequence ATGTTGAAAATTGGTTCCCACGTGTCGTTTTCGGACAAGGGATTGCTGACTGCGACGGCTGAAGCCACATCATATGGCTCAAGCTCGTTCATGATATATACCGGCGCACCGCAAAACACGCGCCGCAAGCCGATCGATTCCATGTTTATCGAAGAAGGCAAAGCCGCCATGCAGGAAAGCGGCATTGAGGAGATCGTGGTCCATGCGCCGTACATTATTAATCTCGGATCGTACAAGCCCAACACGTTTGAGCTGGCGGTAAGCTTTTTGCAAGAGGAGATCCGCCGCACGCATGCGGTCGGCGTGAAGAATATCGTTCTCCATCCCGGCGCGTATACCGATAAGGATGCGGAATACGGCATCGACCGAATTGCCGAAGGCCTTAATGAAGTGCTCGGCGGTACGGATGAGACCGAAGTGAAGATTGCACTGGAGACGATGGCCGGCAAAGGCACCGAGATGGGACGCAGTTTTGAAGAAATTGCTTCCATTATTGATAAGGTGAAGTACAATGACCGTTTGGCCATCTGCCTCGACACCTGCCATATTCATGATGCGGGTTATGATATCGTAAATGATCTGGACGGCGTGCTGGAGCAGTTCGACAAGCTGATCGGACTCGACCGGTTAACGGTTGTGCACGTGAATGACAGCAAGAATCCGCGTGGAGCGGGTAAAGACCGTCATACGCCGATTGGAACCGGATGGATCGGCTATGAAGCCATTCAAAGAGTCGTTCATCATGAGAAGCTTCAGGGCAGACCGTTCATTCTGGAGACGCCGTGGATCGGTAAAGATCCGAAAACGCAGCGTCCGATGTATGAGATCGAGATTGCGCTTTTGCGCGGGGATGTGGAAGGCCGTTTCGGGCCGACTTTTGCTCAGCAAGTAGAAGAACTGGGTGCTTTCTTTGCGAAGGAAGGCATCGAATCCCGTTCGTTCGTGCTGGATACCTGGACGCTTCTGAAGAATGATGCCAAAGCCAAAAAGGCGGATCCTCGCGAACCGATGGAGCGCCTGTATGATATGGTCATGGCAGCCGGCCTGCTGTCCGACCTTTCGGAGGAGCAGATCAATCAGCGCCTGATCGCTTGGTTGTCCGGTGTTTCCCTGACTTCATAA
- a CDS encoding DUF2621 domain-containing protein, with translation MKSTGAVMGYLSSSAPPSWFMNSIAFWGWVMLGLMGIGGFFMFRKFLKVLPKADGKSKLDWQNYWVERSRALWTDESKAFLDELVQPVPGPFRDIAKHSIAAEIGKIAVESGANEVTRDHCIKGYIVATPKRDYKFLMNFLQKKEIDYKPYQHLINK, from the coding sequence ATGAAGAGCACAGGGGCCGTCATGGGCTATTTGTCGTCCAGTGCGCCGCCGTCATGGTTCATGAACTCCATTGCCTTCTGGGGATGGGTCATGCTTGGGTTGATGGGCATCGGCGGATTTTTCATGTTCCGCAAGTTTCTGAAAGTGCTTCCCAAAGCCGATGGTAAATCAAAGCTCGATTGGCAAAATTACTGGGTAGAACGAAGCCGCGCGCTGTGGACGGATGAATCCAAAGCATTTCTGGACGAACTGGTACAGCCTGTTCCGGGACCGTTCCGGGATATCGCCAAACACTCCATTGCAGCCGAAATCGGCAAAATCGCCGTCGAATCCGGCGCAAACGAAGTCACCCGGGATCACTGCATCAAAGGTTACATCGTAGCTACGCCGAAGCGAGATTACAAATTCCTGATGAATTTCCTCCAGAAGAAGGAAATCGACTACAAGCCATATCAGCATTTGATTAATAAGTAA
- a CDS encoding copper amine oxidase N-terminal domain-containing protein — MKLKLAIIIVLLFTCIVPAAGAAPANIVNVDGVKVGLRQAPILRDGVTLVQFAPIFKSLGLSVKWDPAKQQITGTKKGINLVLTVGNKNAYVNGSRMVLESPPVSLNGNIFVPLRFISEATGATLAVNGNTINITSYKGTEPFIPKPTPIPPVKTKAVKIEEELESKYSNLSFGKLHLNNLTYGVTDDSDTLSIAVEISDEQTMQNIIDTFDSKPSTGHQLTKNIANHVHNKYGYKKVNIFIITFFASSSYPSGYDAQYNIFVPEYNVYVTRWPLYGGSYNYSEKVAYWYFDPTGDTEYMIYSSSL, encoded by the coding sequence GTGAAGTTGAAATTAGCAATTATTATCGTTTTACTATTTACATGCATCGTGCCGGCCGCAGGAGCGGCGCCAGCTAATATCGTCAATGTGGATGGCGTTAAAGTGGGACTGCGACAGGCCCCTATTTTGCGAGATGGGGTGACCTTGGTACAATTCGCTCCGATATTCAAAAGCTTGGGCCTTTCTGTCAAGTGGGATCCCGCTAAACAGCAGATTACAGGAACCAAAAAAGGGATCAACCTTGTGCTGACCGTTGGCAACAAAAACGCTTATGTAAACGGCTCGCGAATGGTGCTCGAATCTCCTCCGGTATCCTTGAACGGAAATATTTTCGTTCCGCTTCGCTTCATTAGCGAAGCCACTGGAGCAACTCTGGCCGTGAATGGAAACACCATCAACATTACCAGTTACAAAGGGACAGAACCCTTTATTCCTAAGCCTACACCGATCCCGCCGGTAAAAACGAAAGCCGTAAAAATCGAAGAGGAGTTGGAATCCAAATACTCGAATCTCTCTTTCGGAAAATTGCACCTAAACAACTTAACTTATGGCGTAACCGATGATTCGGATACACTTTCCATTGCTGTAGAAATTTCGGATGAACAAACGATGCAGAACATTATCGACACCTTTGACAGCAAACCTTCAACGGGGCATCAGCTGACCAAGAATATTGCCAACCATGTACATAATAAATATGGCTACAAAAAAGTTAATATCTTTATCATTACATTCTTTGCGAGTTCCTCTTATCCAAGCGGATATGATGCCCAATATAATATTTTCGTTCCCGAATACAATGTATATGTTACACGCTGGCCCTTATACGGAGGATCTTATAATTACTCGGAAAAGGTAGCTTACTGGTATTTTGACCCAACCGGCGATACGGAGTACATGATTTATTCAAGCTCGTTATAA
- a CDS encoding FHA domain-containing protein — MSQRTEVLSFPGGEGATVLLSPDATARPAVQHSAGAYLELNEPNAANPQRIELYQPHFIIGRSPDVAQFVAQGVGTSRAHVELSREGGDYVLKDLGSRNGTVLKGESMVPYKEYPLMEGDAFIIAGWTFTLRRG; from the coding sequence TTGTCCCAACGGACGGAGGTGCTTTCGTTCCCTGGAGGTGAGGGAGCTACCGTCCTGCTAAGTCCGGATGCAACAGCCCGTCCAGCCGTGCAGCATTCAGCAGGTGCTTACCTCGAGCTAAATGAACCGAATGCAGCCAACCCGCAGCGGATTGAACTATATCAGCCCCATTTCATCATCGGCCGATCCCCTGACGTAGCCCAATTCGTCGCACAGGGTGTGGGGACTTCACGGGCGCATGTCGAACTTTCGCGCGAAGGCGGAGATTACGTCCTGAAGGATCTGGGGTCGAGAAATGGTACGGTGTTGAAAGGGGAATCCATGGTGCCTTATAAAGAATATCCTCTGATGGAGGGGGATGCCTTTATTATTGCCGGATGGACGTTTACCCTGCGCAGGGGATAA